The proteins below come from a single Balaenoptera acutorostrata chromosome 2, mBalAcu1.1, whole genome shotgun sequence genomic window:
- the CLINT1 gene encoding clathrin interactor 1 isoform X4: protein MLNMWKVRELVDKATNVVMNYSEIESKVREATNDDPWGPSGQLMGEIAKATFMYEQFPELMNMLWSRMLKDNKKNWRRVYKSLLLLAYLIRNGSERVVTSAREHIYDLRSLENYHFVDEHGKDQGINIRQKVKELVEFAQDDDRLREERKKAKKNKDKYVGVSSDSVGGFRYSERYDPEPKSKWDEDWDKNKSAFPFSDKLGELSDKIGSTIDDTISKFRRKDREDSPERCSDSDEEKKARRGRSPKGEFKDEEETVTTKHIHITQATETTTTRHKRTANPSKTIDLGAAAHYTGDKASPDQNASAHTPQSSVKTSVPSSKSSGDLVDLFDGTSQSTVTAASGNGDFGDWSAFNQAPSGPVAASGELFSSASQPALELVSSSQPALGPPPAASNSSDLFDLMGSSQATMTSSQSMNFSVMSTNTVGLGLPMSRSQPLQNVSTVLQKPNPLYNQNTDMVQKSVSKTLPSTWSDPSVNISLDNLLPGMQPSKPQQPSLNTMIQQQNMQQPMNVMTQSFGAVNLSSPSNMLPVRPQTNPLMGGPMPMSMPSVMTGTMGMAPLGNSPMMNQSMMGMNMNIGMSTAGMGLTGTMGMGMPNLAMTSGTVQPKQDAFANFANFSK from the exons caCCAATGTGGTTATGAATTATTCAGAGATAGAGTCTAAGGTTCGAGAAGCAACGAATGACGATCCTTGGGGACCTTCTGGGCAACTCATGGGAGAGATTGCCAA gGCTACATTTATGTACGAACAATTTCCAGAACTTATGAACATGCTTTGGTCACGAATgttaaaagacaacaaaaaaaattggagaagagtttataag tCATTGCTGCTCCTAGCTTACCTCATAAGGAATGGATCAGAGCGTGTTGTTACAAGTGCCAGAGAACACATTTATGATTTGCGATCCCTGGAAAATTACCACTTTGTAG ATGAGCATGGCAAGGATCAAGGTATAAATATTCGCCAGAAGGTGAAAGAATTGGTTGAATTTGCCCAGGATGATGACAGGCTTCGTGAAGAgcgaaagaaagcaaagaagaacaaagacaaATATGTTGGGGTTTCCTCAGACAGTGTTGGAGGATTCAGATACA GTGAAAGATATGATCCTGAGCCTAAATCAAAATGGGATGAGGACTGGGATAAAAACAAGAGTGCTTTTCCATTCAGTGATAAATTAGGTGAACTGAGTGATAAAATTGGAAGCACAATTGACGACACCATCAGCAAGTTCCGGAGGAAAGATAGAGAAGACTCTCCAGAAAGATGCAG tGACAGTgatgaggaaaagaaagcaagaagaggCAGATCTCCCAAAGGTGAATTCAAAGATGAAGAGGAGACTGTGACGACAAAACATATCCATATCACACAGGCCACAGAGACCACCACCACAAGACACAAGCGCACAGCAAATCCTTCCAAAACCATTGATCTTGGAGCAGCAGCACACTACACGGGGGACAAAGCAAGTCCAGATCAGAATGCTTCAGCTCATACACCTCAGTCTTCAGTTAAG aCTTCAGTGCCCAGCAGCAAGTCATCTGGTGACCTTGTTGATCTGTTTGATGGCACCAGCCAATCAACAG taaCAGCAGCAAGTGGGAATGGAGACTTTGGTGACTGGAGTGCCTTCAACCAAGCCCCATCAGGCCCTGTTGCTGCCAGTGGTGAGCTCTTCAGCAGTGCCTCACAGCCAGCTCTAGAGCTTGTCAGTAGCTCACAACCAGCTTTAGGCCCACCTCCAGCTGCCTCAAATTCTTCAGACCTATTTGATCTTATGGGCTCATCGCAGGCAACAATGACATCTTCCCAGAGTATGAATTTCTCTGTGATGAGCACTAATACTGTAGGACTGGGTTTGCCCATGTCAAGATCACAG cCTTTGCAAAATGTTAGCACAGTGCTGCAGAAGCCTAATCCTCTCTATAATCAGAATACAGATATGGTCCAGAAGTCAGTCAGCAAAACCCTGCCCTCTACTTGGTCTGACCCCAGTGTAAACATCAGCCTAGACAACTTACTACCTGGTATGCAGCCTTCCAAACCCCAGCAGCCATCGCTCAATACAATGATTCAGCAACAGA ATATGCAACAGCCTATGAATGTGATGACCCAAAGTTTCGGAGCTGTAAACCTCAGTTCTCCATCGAACATGCTTCCTGTCCGGCCCCAAACTAACCCTCTGATGGGGGGACCCATGCCTATGAGCATGCCCAGTGTGATGACTGGCACCATGGGAATGGCCCCTCTTGGAAATAGTCCAATGATGAACCAGAGCATGATGGGCATGAACATGAACATAGGGATGTCAACTGCTGGGATGGGCCTGACAGGCACAATGGGAATGGGCATGCCCAACTTAGCCATGACTTCTGGAACTGTGCAACCCAAGCAAGATGCCTTTGCAAATTTCGCCAACTTTAGCAAATAA
- the CLINT1 gene encoding clathrin interactor 1 isoform X3 translates to MNYSEIESKVREATNDDPWGPSGQLMGEIAKATFMYEQFPELMNMLWSRMLKDNKKNWRRVYKSLLLLAYLIRNGSERVVTSAREHIYDLRSLENYHFVDEHGKDQGINIRQKVKELVEFAQDDDRLREERKKAKKNKDKYVGVSSDSVGGFRYSERYDPEPKSKWDEDWDKNKSAFPFSDKLGELSDKIGSTIDDTISKFRRKDREDSPERCSDSDEEKKARRGRSPKGEFKDEEETVTTKHIHITQATETTTTRHKRTANPSKTIDLGAAAHYTGDKASPDQNASAHTPQSSVKTSVPSSKSSGDLVDLFDGTSQSTGGSADLFGGFADFGSAAASSNFPSQVTAASGNGDFGDWSAFNQAPSGPVAASGELFSSASQPALELVSSSQPALGPPPAASNSSDLFDLMGSSQATMTSSQSMNFSVMSTNTVGLGLPMSRSQPLQNVSTVLQKPNPLYNQNTDMVQKSVSKTLPSTWSDPSVNISLDNLLPGMQPSKPQQPSLNTMIQQQNMQQPMNVMTQSFGAVNLSSPSNMLPVRPQTNPLMGGPMPMSMPSVMTGTMGMAPLGNSPMMNQSMMGMNMNIGMSTAGMGLTGTMGMGMPNLAMTSGTVQPKQDAFANFANFSK, encoded by the exons ATGAATTATTCAGAGATAGAGTCTAAGGTTCGAGAAGCAACGAATGACGATCCTTGGGGACCTTCTGGGCAACTCATGGGAGAGATTGCCAA gGCTACATTTATGTACGAACAATTTCCAGAACTTATGAACATGCTTTGGTCACGAATgttaaaagacaacaaaaaaaattggagaagagtttataag tCATTGCTGCTCCTAGCTTACCTCATAAGGAATGGATCAGAGCGTGTTGTTACAAGTGCCAGAGAACACATTTATGATTTGCGATCCCTGGAAAATTACCACTTTGTAG ATGAGCATGGCAAGGATCAAGGTATAAATATTCGCCAGAAGGTGAAAGAATTGGTTGAATTTGCCCAGGATGATGACAGGCTTCGTGAAGAgcgaaagaaagcaaagaagaacaaagacaaATATGTTGGGGTTTCCTCAGACAGTGTTGGAGGATTCAGATACA GTGAAAGATATGATCCTGAGCCTAAATCAAAATGGGATGAGGACTGGGATAAAAACAAGAGTGCTTTTCCATTCAGTGATAAATTAGGTGAACTGAGTGATAAAATTGGAAGCACAATTGACGACACCATCAGCAAGTTCCGGAGGAAAGATAGAGAAGACTCTCCAGAAAGATGCAG tGACAGTgatgaggaaaagaaagcaagaagaggCAGATCTCCCAAAGGTGAATTCAAAGATGAAGAGGAGACTGTGACGACAAAACATATCCATATCACACAGGCCACAGAGACCACCACCACAAGACACAAGCGCACAGCAAATCCTTCCAAAACCATTGATCTTGGAGCAGCAGCACACTACACGGGGGACAAAGCAAGTCCAGATCAGAATGCTTCAGCTCATACACCTCAGTCTTCAGTTAAG aCTTCAGTGCCCAGCAGCAAGTCATCTGGTGACCTTGTTGATCTGTTTGATGGCACCAGCCAATCAACAG GAGGATCAGCTGATTTATTTGGAGGCTTTGCTGACTTTGGCTCAGCCGCTGCATCAAGCAATTTCCCTTCCCAAG taaCAGCAGCAAGTGGGAATGGAGACTTTGGTGACTGGAGTGCCTTCAACCAAGCCCCATCAGGCCCTGTTGCTGCCAGTGGTGAGCTCTTCAGCAGTGCCTCACAGCCAGCTCTAGAGCTTGTCAGTAGCTCACAACCAGCTTTAGGCCCACCTCCAGCTGCCTCAAATTCTTCAGACCTATTTGATCTTATGGGCTCATCGCAGGCAACAATGACATCTTCCCAGAGTATGAATTTCTCTGTGATGAGCACTAATACTGTAGGACTGGGTTTGCCCATGTCAAGATCACAG cCTTTGCAAAATGTTAGCACAGTGCTGCAGAAGCCTAATCCTCTCTATAATCAGAATACAGATATGGTCCAGAAGTCAGTCAGCAAAACCCTGCCCTCTACTTGGTCTGACCCCAGTGTAAACATCAGCCTAGACAACTTACTACCTGGTATGCAGCCTTCCAAACCCCAGCAGCCATCGCTCAATACAATGATTCAGCAACAGA ATATGCAACAGCCTATGAATGTGATGACCCAAAGTTTCGGAGCTGTAAACCTCAGTTCTCCATCGAACATGCTTCCTGTCCGGCCCCAAACTAACCCTCTGATGGGGGGACCCATGCCTATGAGCATGCCCAGTGTGATGACTGGCACCATGGGAATGGCCCCTCTTGGAAATAGTCCAATGATGAACCAGAGCATGATGGGCATGAACATGAACATAGGGATGTCAACTGCTGGGATGGGCCTGACAGGCACAATGGGAATGGGCATGCCCAACTTAGCCATGACTTCTGGAACTGTGCAACCCAAGCAAGATGCCTTTGCAAATTTCGCCAACTTTAGCAAATAA
- the CLINT1 gene encoding clathrin interactor 1 isoform X1, producing the protein MLNMWKVRELVDKATNVVMNYSEIESKVREATNDDPWGPSGQLMGEIAKATFMYEQFPELMNMLWSRMLKDNKKNWRRVYKSLLLLAYLIRNGSERVVTSAREHIYDLRSLENYHFVDEHGKDQGINIRQKVKELVEFAQDDDRLREERKKAKKNKDKYVGVSSDSVGGFRYSERYDPEPKSKWDEDWDKNKSAFPFSDKLGELSDKIGSTIDDTISKFRRKDREDSPERCSDSDEEKKARRGRSPKGEFKDEEETVTTKHIHITQATETTTTRHKRTANPSKTIDLGAAAHYTGDKASPDQNASAHTPQSSVKTSVPSSKSSGDLVDLFDGTSQSTGGSADLFGGFADFGSAAASSNFPSQVTAASGNGDFGDWSAFNQAPSGPVAASGELFSSASQPALELVSSSQPALGPPPAASNSSDLFDLMGSSQATMTSSQSMNFSVMSTNTVGLGLPMSRSQPLQNVSTVLQKPNPLYNQNTDMVQKSVSKTLPSTWSDPSVNISLDNLLPGMQPSKPQQPSLNTMIQQQNMQQPMNVMTQSFGAVNLSSPSNMLPVRPQTNPLMGGPMPMSMPSVMTGTMGMAPLGNSPMMNQSMMGMNMNIGMSTAGMGLTGTMGMGMPNLAMTSGTVQPKQDAFANFANFSK; encoded by the exons caCCAATGTGGTTATGAATTATTCAGAGATAGAGTCTAAGGTTCGAGAAGCAACGAATGACGATCCTTGGGGACCTTCTGGGCAACTCATGGGAGAGATTGCCAA gGCTACATTTATGTACGAACAATTTCCAGAACTTATGAACATGCTTTGGTCACGAATgttaaaagacaacaaaaaaaattggagaagagtttataag tCATTGCTGCTCCTAGCTTACCTCATAAGGAATGGATCAGAGCGTGTTGTTACAAGTGCCAGAGAACACATTTATGATTTGCGATCCCTGGAAAATTACCACTTTGTAG ATGAGCATGGCAAGGATCAAGGTATAAATATTCGCCAGAAGGTGAAAGAATTGGTTGAATTTGCCCAGGATGATGACAGGCTTCGTGAAGAgcgaaagaaagcaaagaagaacaaagacaaATATGTTGGGGTTTCCTCAGACAGTGTTGGAGGATTCAGATACA GTGAAAGATATGATCCTGAGCCTAAATCAAAATGGGATGAGGACTGGGATAAAAACAAGAGTGCTTTTCCATTCAGTGATAAATTAGGTGAACTGAGTGATAAAATTGGAAGCACAATTGACGACACCATCAGCAAGTTCCGGAGGAAAGATAGAGAAGACTCTCCAGAAAGATGCAG tGACAGTgatgaggaaaagaaagcaagaagaggCAGATCTCCCAAAGGTGAATTCAAAGATGAAGAGGAGACTGTGACGACAAAACATATCCATATCACACAGGCCACAGAGACCACCACCACAAGACACAAGCGCACAGCAAATCCTTCCAAAACCATTGATCTTGGAGCAGCAGCACACTACACGGGGGACAAAGCAAGTCCAGATCAGAATGCTTCAGCTCATACACCTCAGTCTTCAGTTAAG aCTTCAGTGCCCAGCAGCAAGTCATCTGGTGACCTTGTTGATCTGTTTGATGGCACCAGCCAATCAACAG GAGGATCAGCTGATTTATTTGGAGGCTTTGCTGACTTTGGCTCAGCCGCTGCATCAAGCAATTTCCCTTCCCAAG taaCAGCAGCAAGTGGGAATGGAGACTTTGGTGACTGGAGTGCCTTCAACCAAGCCCCATCAGGCCCTGTTGCTGCCAGTGGTGAGCTCTTCAGCAGTGCCTCACAGCCAGCTCTAGAGCTTGTCAGTAGCTCACAACCAGCTTTAGGCCCACCTCCAGCTGCCTCAAATTCTTCAGACCTATTTGATCTTATGGGCTCATCGCAGGCAACAATGACATCTTCCCAGAGTATGAATTTCTCTGTGATGAGCACTAATACTGTAGGACTGGGTTTGCCCATGTCAAGATCACAG cCTTTGCAAAATGTTAGCACAGTGCTGCAGAAGCCTAATCCTCTCTATAATCAGAATACAGATATGGTCCAGAAGTCAGTCAGCAAAACCCTGCCCTCTACTTGGTCTGACCCCAGTGTAAACATCAGCCTAGACAACTTACTACCTGGTATGCAGCCTTCCAAACCCCAGCAGCCATCGCTCAATACAATGATTCAGCAACAGA ATATGCAACAGCCTATGAATGTGATGACCCAAAGTTTCGGAGCTGTAAACCTCAGTTCTCCATCGAACATGCTTCCTGTCCGGCCCCAAACTAACCCTCTGATGGGGGGACCCATGCCTATGAGCATGCCCAGTGTGATGACTGGCACCATGGGAATGGCCCCTCTTGGAAATAGTCCAATGATGAACCAGAGCATGATGGGCATGAACATGAACATAGGGATGTCAACTGCTGGGATGGGCCTGACAGGCACAATGGGAATGGGCATGCCCAACTTAGCCATGACTTCTGGAACTGTGCAACCCAAGCAAGATGCCTTTGCAAATTTCGCCAACTTTAGCAAATAA
- the CLINT1 gene encoding clathrin interactor 1 isoform X2 translates to MLNMWKVRELVDKATNVVMNYSEIESKVREATNDDPWGPSGQLMGEIAKATFMYEQFPELMNMLWSRMLKDNKKNWRRVYKSLLLLAYLIRNGSERVVTSAREHIYDLRSLENYHFVDEHGKDQGINIRQKVKELVEFAQDDDRLREERKKAKKNKDKYVGVSSDSVGGFRYSERYDPEPKSKWDEDWDKNKSAFPFSDKLGELSDKIGSTIDDTISKFRRKDREDSPERCSDSDEEKKARRGRSPKGEFKDEEETVTTKHIHITQATETTTTRHKRTANPSKTIDLGAAAHYTGDKASPDQNASAHTPQSSVKTSVPSSKSSGDLVDLFDGTSQSTGGSADLFGGFADFGSAAASSNFPSQVTAASGNGDFGDWSAFNQAPSGPVAASGELFSSASQPALELVSSSQPALGPPPAASNSSDLFDLMGSSQATMTSSQSMNFSVMSTNTVGLGLPMSRSQNTDMVQKSVSKTLPSTWSDPSVNISLDNLLPGMQPSKPQQPSLNTMIQQQNMQQPMNVMTQSFGAVNLSSPSNMLPVRPQTNPLMGGPMPMSMPSVMTGTMGMAPLGNSPMMNQSMMGMNMNIGMSTAGMGLTGTMGMGMPNLAMTSGTVQPKQDAFANFANFSK, encoded by the exons caCCAATGTGGTTATGAATTATTCAGAGATAGAGTCTAAGGTTCGAGAAGCAACGAATGACGATCCTTGGGGACCTTCTGGGCAACTCATGGGAGAGATTGCCAA gGCTACATTTATGTACGAACAATTTCCAGAACTTATGAACATGCTTTGGTCACGAATgttaaaagacaacaaaaaaaattggagaagagtttataag tCATTGCTGCTCCTAGCTTACCTCATAAGGAATGGATCAGAGCGTGTTGTTACAAGTGCCAGAGAACACATTTATGATTTGCGATCCCTGGAAAATTACCACTTTGTAG ATGAGCATGGCAAGGATCAAGGTATAAATATTCGCCAGAAGGTGAAAGAATTGGTTGAATTTGCCCAGGATGATGACAGGCTTCGTGAAGAgcgaaagaaagcaaagaagaacaaagacaaATATGTTGGGGTTTCCTCAGACAGTGTTGGAGGATTCAGATACA GTGAAAGATATGATCCTGAGCCTAAATCAAAATGGGATGAGGACTGGGATAAAAACAAGAGTGCTTTTCCATTCAGTGATAAATTAGGTGAACTGAGTGATAAAATTGGAAGCACAATTGACGACACCATCAGCAAGTTCCGGAGGAAAGATAGAGAAGACTCTCCAGAAAGATGCAG tGACAGTgatgaggaaaagaaagcaagaagaggCAGATCTCCCAAAGGTGAATTCAAAGATGAAGAGGAGACTGTGACGACAAAACATATCCATATCACACAGGCCACAGAGACCACCACCACAAGACACAAGCGCACAGCAAATCCTTCCAAAACCATTGATCTTGGAGCAGCAGCACACTACACGGGGGACAAAGCAAGTCCAGATCAGAATGCTTCAGCTCATACACCTCAGTCTTCAGTTAAG aCTTCAGTGCCCAGCAGCAAGTCATCTGGTGACCTTGTTGATCTGTTTGATGGCACCAGCCAATCAACAG GAGGATCAGCTGATTTATTTGGAGGCTTTGCTGACTTTGGCTCAGCCGCTGCATCAAGCAATTTCCCTTCCCAAG taaCAGCAGCAAGTGGGAATGGAGACTTTGGTGACTGGAGTGCCTTCAACCAAGCCCCATCAGGCCCTGTTGCTGCCAGTGGTGAGCTCTTCAGCAGTGCCTCACAGCCAGCTCTAGAGCTTGTCAGTAGCTCACAACCAGCTTTAGGCCCACCTCCAGCTGCCTCAAATTCTTCAGACCTATTTGATCTTATGGGCTCATCGCAGGCAACAATGACATCTTCCCAGAGTATGAATTTCTCTGTGATGAGCACTAATACTGTAGGACTGGGTTTGCCCATGTCAAGATCACAG AATACAGATATGGTCCAGAAGTCAGTCAGCAAAACCCTGCCCTCTACTTGGTCTGACCCCAGTGTAAACATCAGCCTAGACAACTTACTACCTGGTATGCAGCCTTCCAAACCCCAGCAGCCATCGCTCAATACAATGATTCAGCAACAGA ATATGCAACAGCCTATGAATGTGATGACCCAAAGTTTCGGAGCTGTAAACCTCAGTTCTCCATCGAACATGCTTCCTGTCCGGCCCCAAACTAACCCTCTGATGGGGGGACCCATGCCTATGAGCATGCCCAGTGTGATGACTGGCACCATGGGAATGGCCCCTCTTGGAAATAGTCCAATGATGAACCAGAGCATGATGGGCATGAACATGAACATAGGGATGTCAACTGCTGGGATGGGCCTGACAGGCACAATGGGAATGGGCATGCCCAACTTAGCCATGACTTCTGGAACTGTGCAACCCAAGCAAGATGCCTTTGCAAATTTCGCCAACTTTAGCAAATAA